A genome region from Lactobacillus sp. ESL0791 includes the following:
- the greA gene encoding transcription elongation factor GreA yields the protein MVYFQKMTPDGYQKIKDEIAQLKKERPRRIKILQEARSMGDLSENSEYTEAKRDLGHLQSRLRYLDKQLKYAEIVEKSADGTVDLGKTVQLKFADDEEVETYQIVGRLEADLDNGKMAFDSPLGQAIMKKTAGTTVTVAAPAGAYQVTIVTVVE from the coding sequence ATGGTTTATTTTCAAAAGATGACGCCAGACGGCTACCAAAAAATCAAAGATGAAATTGCCCAGCTGAAAAAAGAGCGCCCACGCCGCATTAAAATTTTGCAGGAAGCACGCTCAATGGGTGACCTGTCGGAAAACAGCGAATATACTGAGGCCAAGCGTGATTTAGGCCACTTGCAGAGCCGGCTGCGCTACCTGGATAAACAGCTAAAGTATGCCGAAATTGTTGAGAAGAGCGCCGATGGTACGGTGGATTTAGGCAAAACCGTCCAGCTCAAATTTGCTGACGATGAAGAAGTAGAAACTTACCAAATAGTTGGTCGCCTTGAAGCCGATCTTGATAACGGCAAAATGGCGTTTGATTCGCCTTTGGGTCAGGCAATTATGAAAAAAACAGCGGGGACAACGGTAACGGTTGCGG
- a CDS encoding helix-turn-helix domain-containing protein: MKFGDHLKVARLAKNLTQEQVAHEFMLSRQTISNWENEKSYPDIASLIKLSDYYQISLDELLKEDTGMRENLEKQEVVNNLRPIKRNLLMVNSIIMIFLIASLFDFIKLDTHINYSLLLVLTSFISLTITDLNKFDHESKLGLEYHWQKFLTMPKMMKALTFIATLGILFSLDLFFMRQITNAVKMLGVSMGILTGLLIKMYADKK, encoded by the coding sequence ATGAAATTTGGTGATCACTTAAAGGTGGCACGTTTAGCCAAAAATTTGACGCAGGAACAGGTTGCACATGAATTTATGTTGTCCCGGCAAACCATTTCCAACTGGGAGAATGAAAAATCCTATCCCGATATTGCCAGCCTGATTAAATTGAGTGATTATTACCAAATTTCGCTGGATGAACTATTGAAAGAAGATACGGGGATGCGGGAAAATTTAGAGAAACAGGAAGTAGTCAATAATCTGAGACCGATTAAGCGGAACTTGTTGATGGTAAATAGTATCATAATGATTTTTCTTATTGCTAGCTTGTTTGATTTTATAAAATTGGATACGCATATAAATTATTCTCTATTGTTGGTACTAACTAGTTTTATTTCGTTAACAATCACTGATCTAAACAAATTTGATCATGAAAGTAAATTAGGGCTGGAGTATCATTGGCAGAAATTTTTAACAATGCCCAAAATGATGAAAGCATTAACTTTCATCGCAACTTTAGGAATTTTATTTAGTCTGGATCTTTTTTTCATGCGGCAAATAACCAATGCAGTTAAAATGCTGGGTGTCAGTATGGGAATTTTGACAGGACTTTTAATCAAAATGTATGCTGATAAAAAATAG